Proteins encoded in a region of the Campylobacter geochelonis genome:
- a CDS encoding NAD(P)H-quinone oxidoreductase subunit 3 produces MSHMSFEHPYFGAFVMLILGFGIFWLTVKLSSIVGAKFANQRDEKLKSSVYECGPESVKQPNRINSYFYLVAVLFILFDVEIIFMFPWAVNFKILGIFGFIEMVMFIVLLSIGFIYAWHKGALEWHSIK; encoded by the coding sequence ATGTCGCATATGTCTTTCGAGCATCCTTATTTTGGTGCTTTTGTTATGCTGATTTTAGGTTTTGGTATTTTTTGGCTGACAGTAAAACTCTCATCTATCGTGGGTGCTAAGTTTGCCAACCAAAGAGATGAAAAACTAAAATCATCAGTTTATGAGTGCGGTCCAGAAAGTGTAAAGCAACCAAACAGAATCAACTCATATTTTTATTTGGTGGCAGTTTTGTTTATACTTTTTGACGTAGAGATCATCTTTATGTTTCCATGGGCTGTAAATTTCAAAATTCTTGGAATTTTTGGCTTTATCGAGATGGTGATGTTTATCGTGCTTTTATCTATCGGTTTTATATACGCATGGCACAAAGGAGCATTAGAGTGGCATTCCATAAAGTAG
- a CDS encoding NuoB/complex I 20 kDa subunit family protein produces the protein MAFHKVDYTKENGLPVVLTTVDKLVQWGRSNSLWAMSYGLACCAMEMMAAGGGRFDFDRFGTIFRASPKHSEVMIIAGTLTKKHAEFTRRLYDAMPEPKWVISMGSCANTGGMFNTYATVQGVDRVIPVDIYLPGCAPRPETLQYALMILQKKIRKETPRRKQKVKRVV, from the coding sequence GTGGCATTCCATAAAGTAGATTATACGAAGGAAAACGGACTTCCGGTGGTTTTAACCACTGTTGATAAACTAGTCCAATGGGGCAGAAGTAACTCGCTTTGGGCGATGAGTTATGGGCTTGCATGTTGCGCTATGGAGATGATGGCAGCTGGTGGTGGGCGTTTTGACTTTGATAGGTTTGGAACGATTTTTAGAGCTAGTCCAAAACACTCCGAAGTTATGATAATAGCTGGAACATTGACCAAAAAACACGCTGAATTTACACGTCGTTTATACGATGCGATGCCAGAACCAAAGTGGGTTATAAGCATGGGAAGTTGCGCAAATACAGGCGGTATGTTTAACACTTACGCTACTGTTCAAGGGGTTGATAGAGTTATACCAGTTGATATATATCTGCCAGGTTGCGCTCCACGCCCAGAGACACTTCAATACGCTCTTATGATACTTCAGAAAAAAATTCGTAAAGAAACTCCTAGAAGAAAACAAAAAGTTAAGAGGGTTGTTTGA
- a CDS encoding NADH-quinone oxidoreductase subunit C: MRRDRFKKDTTAKNYYEDRFYVAPQSPKFDVLGSKFEDDLKALDGLVLNSYVEFDQMVVFVDKNDNLKALEKLKEFGYEILSELSGVDFIHQRGGIEVFYQLLSIKHKRRARVKCFVKNGEFLQSATSLYKSANWAERELYDMMGVWIENHPNLKRILMPDDWYGHPLLKSYPLHGDEAAKWYEVDKIFGREYRDIVGEENRDSAFIDSKDTFNFSRIYHETEYGGVEPSEAYLQEYQEKGGVPFIKHATRDKFKILKKRR; encoded by the coding sequence ATGAGAAGAGATAGATTTAAAAAAGATACAACGGCAAAAAACTACTATGAAGATAGATTTTACGTAGCTCCACAAAGTCCTAAATTTGATGTTTTGGGGAGTAAATTCGAAGATGACTTAAAAGCTTTAGATGGGCTTGTTTTAAACTCATACGTTGAGTTTGACCAAATGGTTGTTTTTGTAGATAAAAATGATAATTTAAAAGCGTTAGAAAAGCTAAAAGAATTTGGCTATGAGATACTTAGTGAGCTAAGTGGGGTTGATTTTATACATCAACGTGGTGGCATAGAGGTTTTTTATCAGCTTTTAAGCATAAAACATAAAAGAAGAGCTAGAGTTAAATGCTTTGTTAAAAACGGCGAGTTTTTACAAAGTGCTACTTCGCTGTATAAAAGCGCTAATTGGGCTGAAAGGGAGCTTTATGATATGATGGGGGTTTGGATAGAAAATCATCCAAATTTAAAACGAATTCTTATGCCAGATGATTGGTATGGACATCCGCTTTTAAAATCATACCCACTTCATGGCGATGAGGCGGCAAAATGGTATGAAGTGGATAAAATTTTTGGGCGAGAGTATAGAGATATCGTAGGAGAAGAAAACAGAGATTCTGCTTTTATAGACAGCAAAGATACATTTAACTTCTCAAGAATTTACCATGAAACCGAGTATGGCGGAGTAGAGCCAAGTGAAGCTTATCTGCAAGAGTATCAAGAAAAAGGTGGTGTGCCTTTTATTAAGCATGCAACTAGAGATAAATTTAAAATTCTTAAAAAAAGAAGGTAA
- the nuoD gene encoding NADH dehydrogenase (quinone) subunit D, with the protein MQHPTKLKPFFENIEFQKIDSKMILNFGPQHPAAHGQLKLVLEVDGEKITKAMPGIGYMHRGVEKMAENMIYNEFLPVTDRLDYTSASMSNYALCAAVEKLCDIKVPRRAQVIRTIILELNRLAGHLLFLATHALDIGAMTVFLYCFREREYVLDLIEKYCGARLTHNSIKIGGVFVDLPEGWLCELLGFCDKMLSGIKDYEDLLDTNRIWLMRTQDVGVVSKETALSWGCSGVMLRASGVQWDLRKEEPYLIYDELDFDVPYASAGDCYARYKCYVAEMKESVKILRQCAKLYYDTEPKILADAPEFVSASKEQLMTQNYSLMQHFVLVTQGLKPPVGEVYLPTEASKGELGFYIYSTGESRPYRLKIRAPSFWHCGIYEEMIPGHYIADVSAIICSSNILLGEVDR; encoded by the coding sequence ATGCAACATCCTACCAAACTAAAACCTTTCTTTGAAAATATAGAGTTTCAAAAAATAGATTCAAAAATGATATTAAATTTTGGTCCTCAACACCCAGCAGCGCACGGTCAGCTAAAACTTGTGCTTGAAGTTGATGGAGAGAAGATAACAAAGGCAATGCCTGGTATTGGTTATATGCACAGAGGTGTTGAAAAAATGGCAGAAAATATGATATATAATGAGTTTTTGCCAGTTACAGATAGGCTTGATTATACCTCTGCTAGTATGAGTAACTACGCGCTTTGCGCAGCTGTTGAAAAGCTATGTGATATCAAAGTGCCGCGTCGTGCGCAAGTGATTAGAACGATAATCTTAGAGCTAAACCGCCTTGCTGGACATCTTTTGTTTTTAGCAACTCACGCTCTTGATATAGGCGCTATGACGGTGTTTTTATATTGCTTTAGAGAAAGAGAGTATGTGCTTGACTTGATAGAAAAATACTGTGGAGCAAGACTTACGCACAATAGCATAAAGATAGGTGGCGTTTTTGTTGATTTGCCAGAGGGTTGGCTTTGTGAGCTTTTGGGCTTTTGCGATAAGATGTTAAGTGGCATAAAAGACTATGAAGACTTGCTTGATACAAACAGAATTTGGCTTATGAGAACGCAAGATGTCGGAGTTGTAAGCAAAGAAACAGCACTTAGCTGGGGTTGTAGTGGCGTTATGTTAAGAGCAAGTGGTGTGCAGTGGGATTTGCGTAAAGAAGAGCCGTATTTAATATATGATGAACTTGACTTTGATGTGCCATATGCTAGCGCTGGAGATTGCTACGCGCGTTATAAATGCTATGTTGCTGAGATGAAAGAGAGCGTTAAAATCCTTCGCCAATGCGCTAAACTTTACTATGATACAGAGCCAAAAATTCTAGCCGATGCGCCAGAGTTTGTAAGCGCTAGTAAAGAGCAACTTATGACTCAAAACTACTCTTTAATGCAACATTTTGTGCTAGTAACACAAGGGTTAAAACCGCCAGTTGGCGAGGTTTACTTGCCTACAGAGGCATCAAAAGGCGAGCTTGGATTTTATATATATTCTACTGGCGAGAGCAGACCTTATAGGCTTAAGATTAGAGCGCCTAGCTTTTGGCACTGTGGAATTTATGAAGAGATGATTCCAGGGCATTATATAGCTGATGTTTCGGCTATCATATGTAGTTCAAACATCTTACTTGGCGAGGTTGATAGATGA
- a CDS encoding NADH-ubiquinone oxidoreductase subunit E family protein yields MKRYDLRHLKENFLTRMGEIIRDTQSGEVMIFIFEIGDFSSVQKSADLVAGLNSTLMNSLKFNQVDWTIVVKKGNL; encoded by the coding sequence ATGAAAAGATACGATTTAAGACATTTAAAAGAGAATTTTTTAACCAGAATGGGCGAGATTATACGAGATACGCAAAGCGGAGAAGTTATGATATTTATCTTTGAGATAGGGGATTTTTCATCTGTGCAAAAAAGCGCCGATTTGGTTGCTGGACTAAATTCAACGTTGATGAATTCTTTGAAATTTAACCAAGTTGATTGGACTATAGTTGTCAAAAAAGGAAATTTATGA
- a CDS encoding NADH-quinone oxidoreductase subunit G: protein MAKITINGKICECNEGEYILAIARRNGIFIPAICYLSGCSPTLACRLCMVEADDKRVYSCNAKAKDGMVVITDNEQIASERKAIMQTYCINHPLECGVCDQSGECELQNFVYHMGVDEQIYSIKDTHKPAQDWGLIHYDPALCIVCERCITVCKDKIGDNALKTVPRGGDALEKSLKDTMPKEAYAVWNKFQKNLIAPNSADGSLDCSDCGECTAVCPVGALVGSRFQYRSNAWELKKISASNPHSSDCELIYYDVKPTSIENRKHKIYRVSSDYDFGELNKAARFGYDFNKDESRKDRIVLERIVDGFKSGRIKNIKFNSFITNEEARILSILKDKFELNLINDEAKAYQNFLKEFSKFAGSSLYNGDFDSVKEADFIISAGSFLRHDAPNVGYKLNNALKINKASAIYFHPLKDAVVEGYSKNLLSCNHSPNLDIEILLFILQKFGKNLPKWLEDRLLSAFENAKKEVEVSKKVKQTSLVKKKIKDENGEEKEIEEEVEKEVIVKEKELIDAKFSTYAKALNLDEDALEKLLEKKEKFTLVIGEDFITSKNASTLAKLTGLVQRYTQFKVLIIPPRTNSLGVAMICELGEEQSGKTFGYNEKGDVVFSSLKADLDAPALNEQEGTFTNLDLRVVPTHPALDYHGFELNDIAKCLGLEFENTIDYTPNLGEGFKKIKFDDLENFYDNGGVNHRGYKLESKSFEACDDEFEIENLNPNLDEVIIYKANPIGQFSKFSNRASALMQTAKLYAGKEFLEANSLKDSDVVIIKKDELELALSVELDKDIQGAYLPFFDDKIDISGFFTSRYSSVTIQRSQA, encoded by the coding sequence ATGGCAAAAATAACTATAAATGGTAAAATTTGCGAATGCAACGAGGGCGAGTATATTTTAGCTATAGCAAGGAGAAATGGGATTTTTATACCTGCGATTTGCTATCTTAGTGGATGTTCGCCAACTTTAGCGTGTAGGCTTTGCATGGTTGAAGCTGATGATAAGAGAGTTTATAGCTGTAATGCAAAAGCAAAAGATGGAATGGTTGTCATAACAGACAACGAACAAATAGCAAGCGAGCGAAAAGCCATCATGCAAACTTACTGTATAAATCACCCACTAGAATGTGGAGTGTGCGATCAAAGTGGCGAGTGTGAGCTTCAAAATTTTGTCTATCATATGGGTGTAGATGAGCAAATTTATAGCATAAAAGATACGCATAAACCAGCGCAGGATTGGGGTTTGATACACTATGACCCAGCGCTTTGTATAGTTTGCGAGCGTTGTATAACAGTATGTAAAGATAAAATAGGCGATAATGCCCTTAAAACCGTGCCTAGAGGTGGGGATGCGCTTGAGAAAAGTTTAAAAGATACGATGCCAAAAGAGGCTTATGCGGTTTGGAACAAATTTCAAAAAAATCTTATCGCTCCAAACAGTGCTGATGGCTCGCTTGATTGTAGTGATTGTGGTGAGTGTACGGCGGTTTGTCCGGTTGGCGCTTTGGTTGGTTCTAGGTTTCAGTATAGATCAAACGCGTGGGAGCTTAAGAAAATTTCAGCTTCAAACCCGCATTCAAGCGATTGCGAGCTAATATATTATGATGTAAAACCAACGAGTATCGAAAACAGAAAGCACAAAATTTATCGCGTAAGTTCAGACTATGATTTTGGCGAGTTAAACAAGGCTGCAAGATTTGGCTATGACTTTAACAAAGATGAGAGCAGAAAAGATAGAATCGTGCTTGAGCGCATAGTTGATGGTTTTAAAAGTGGCAGGATAAAAAATATCAAATTTAATAGTTTTATAACCAACGAAGAGGCGAGAATTCTATCGATTTTAAAAGATAAATTTGAGCTAAATTTGATAAATGATGAAGCTAAAGCGTATCAAAATTTCTTAAAAGAGTTTTCTAAATTTGCTGGAAGTAGCCTTTATAATGGCGATTTTGATAGCGTAAAAGAGGCTGATTTTATCATTAGTGCTGGTTCGTTCTTGCGCCATGATGCGCCAAATGTGGGCTATAAGTTAAACAATGCCTTAAAGATAAATAAAGCAAGTGCGATTTACTTTCATCCCCTAAAAGACGCGGTTGTTGAGGGATATTCTAAAAATTTACTAAGTTGCAACCACTCGCCAAATTTAGATATAGAAATCCTGCTTTTCATACTTCAAAAATTTGGTAAAAATCTGCCAAAATGGCTAGAAGATAGACTTTTAAGCGCGTTTGAAAACGCTAAAAAAGAGGTTGAAGTTAGTAAAAAAGTTAAACAAACTTCGCTTGTCAAGAAGAAGATAAAAGATGAAAACGGCGAAGAAAAAGAGATAGAAGAAGAAGTTGAAAAAGAGGTTATCGTAAAAGAAAAAGAGCTAATCGATGCTAAATTTTCAACCTACGCAAAAGCTCTAAATTTAGATGAAGATGCGCTAGAAAAACTACTTGAGAAAAAAGAGAAATTTACTCTAGTCATAGGAGAGGATTTTATAACTAGTAAAAACGCTAGCACTTTGGCTAAACTTACTGGTTTAGTTCAACGATATACTCAGTTTAAAGTTTTGATAATTCCTCCTAGAACAAATTCGCTCGGAGTTGCGATGATATGCGAACTTGGCGAAGAGCAAAGTGGTAAAACTTTTGGATATAACGAAAAGGGCGATGTTGTTTTTAGTAGCTTAAAAGCAGACTTAGACGCGCCAGCTTTAAATGAGCAAGAAGGAACTTTTACAAACTTAGATCTTAGAGTTGTGCCAACTCATCCAGCGCTTGATTATCATGGATTTGAGTTAAATGATATAGCAAAATGTCTTGGCTTGGAGTTTGAAAACACTATCGACTACACGCCAAATTTAGGTGAGGGTTTTAAAAAGATTAAATTTGATGATTTAGAAAATTTCTACGATAATGGCGGGGTAAACCACCGTGGATATAAGCTAGAAAGCAAGAGTTTTGAAGCGTGCGATGATGAGTTTGAAATAGAGAATTTAAACCCAAATTTAGATGAGGTTATCATCTATAAAGCAAATCCTATCGGGCAGTTTTCTAAATTTAGCAACCGTGCAAGTGCGCTTATGCAAACAGCAAAACTTTATGCTGGAAAAGAGTTTTTAGAGGCAAATTCTTTAAAAGATAGCGATGTTGTCATTATCAAAAAAGATGAGTTAGAACTTGCTTTAAGCGTTGAGCTTGATAAGGATATACAAGGGGCGTATTTGCCATTTTTTGATGATAAAATCGATATTAGCGGATTTTTTACATCAAGATATAGTAGCGTTACGATACAAAGGAGCCAGGCGTGA
- the nuoH gene encoding NADH-quinone oxidoreductase subunit NuoH has protein sequence MSDTAFFLLETAIKALVILAVIATLAGLGTYAERKVLAYMQRRIGPWMVGPAGVGQVVADMIKLFTKEDTVPAGANRFIFMIAPFISSAGAFAAMAPIPFLPEFTLFGHTVYPILSDIGIGVLFVLGASSTCVYGLLIGGLASYNKWSLLGSMRSVLQLISFEVINGLSLIPIVMMVGSLSIIDIVNAQSGGVGNWFIWTQPVCFIVFLIASFVECNRTPLCLTENDSELVGGCTTVYSGMRFGIFFIAEYANIITYSILMALIFLGGFNSMWFIPGGIMMILKASFFFFFFLWTRAAWPHLRADQLMWLCWKVLMPLSLAMIFITGLVLV, from the coding sequence GTGAGTGATACTGCATTTTTTCTTTTAGAAACAGCGATAAAGGCGTTAGTTATTTTAGCGGTCATAGCGACTTTGGCTGGACTTGGCACGTATGCTGAAAGAAAGGTTTTAGCATATATGCAAAGGCGTATTGGACCTTGGATGGTTGGACCTGCTGGGGTTGGACAAGTTGTTGCTGATATGATAAAGCTTTTTACTAAAGAAGATACCGTTCCGGCTGGTGCAAATAGATTTATTTTCATGATAGCGCCTTTTATATCTTCAGCTGGTGCGTTTGCGGCGATGGCTCCGATACCATTCTTGCCTGAATTTACGCTTTTTGGACATACAGTTTATCCTATACTTAGCGACATTGGCATTGGCGTTTTGTTTGTTTTAGGTGCTAGTTCAACTTGTGTGTATGGACTGCTTATCGGTGGTCTTGCAAGCTACAATAAATGGAGCTTACTTGGCTCAATGAGAAGTGTTTTGCAGCTAATCAGTTTTGAAGTTATCAATGGGCTTAGTTTGATTCCGATTGTTATGATGGTTGGCTCTCTTTCTATTATCGATATTGTAAACGCCCAAAGTGGCGGTGTTGGCAACTGGTTTATCTGGACTCAGCCAGTCTGTTTTATAGTCTTTTTAATAGCAAGCTTTGTAGAGTGTAACAGAACTCCACTTTGTCTTACTGAAAATGATTCAGAGTTAGTTGGTGGATGTACGACTGTGTATAGCGGTATGAGATTTGGTATATTTTTTATAGCAGAGTATGCAAATATCATAACTTACTCTATCCTTATGGCGCTTATATTTTTAGGTGGGTTTAACTCGATGTGGTTTATACCTGGTGGGATTATGATGATTTTAAAAGCTAGCTTTTTCTTCTTCTTTTTCTTGTGGACAAGGGCTGCGTGGCCTCACTTAAGAGCAGATCAACTTATGTGGCTTTGTTGGAAAGTTTTGATGCCACTATCGCTTGCTATGATATTTATAACCGGCTTGGTTTTAGTTTAG
- the nuoI gene encoding NADH-quinone oxidoreductase subunit NuoI, producing the protein MGMGKYINVDNTKPPVSTSDKFKRFVKRTFKPELFIGLGVVFREMVRKDSNHTMFYPMEKVQIDARYRGVHKLLRVLESGNERCIGCGLCEKICVSNCIAMDTHLGDDGRKKVSNYSINFGRCVYCGLCADVCPELAIVHGGDYEFSSEQRAYYGFKNDLLTKKDELKNQVEFEGYGSLPVDSSDKVKFTPTSYIQKEESKDKE; encoded by the coding sequence ATGGGTATGGGAAAATATATAAATGTAGATAACACAAAACCGCCAGTATCAACTTCGGATAAATTTAAAAGGTTTGTTAAAAGGACTTTTAAACCTGAACTTTTTATAGGACTTGGCGTTGTTTTTCGTGAAATGGTTAGAAAAGATAGCAATCACACGATGTTTTATCCTATGGAAAAAGTTCAAATAGATGCAAGATATAGAGGCGTTCATAAGCTTTTAAGGGTGCTTGAAAGTGGGAACGAAAGATGTATTGGGTGTGGGCTTTGTGAGAAAATTTGCGTTAGTAATTGTATAGCGATGGATACGCATTTAGGCGATGATGGGCGAAAAAAAGTCTCAAACTACTCTATAAATTTTGGACGTTGTGTTTACTGTGGGCTTTGTGCTGATGTATGTCCAGAGCTTGCTATAGTTCATGGCGGGGATTATGAGTTTTCAAGCGAGCAAAGAGCCTACTATGGCTTTAAAAACGATCTTTTAACAAAAAAAGATGAGCTTAAAAATCAAGTTGAATTTGAGGGTTATGGAAGTTTGCCAGTCGATAGTAGCGATAAGGTTAAATTTACTCCAACATCTTATATACAAAAAGAAGAGTCAAAGGATAAAGAATGA
- a CDS encoding NADH-quinone oxidoreductase subunit J, translated as MIEILGFYFFAITSISLFAISVFSKRTLYAMSALAGGMIFVSGFFFMLNAEFLGIVQIIVYTGAVMVLYAFSMMFFDAQVEVPEKTKSYKLIYSLSIFSALLLFLMILAPVVGTNLKPEYAIVEGVGNTELIGLVVFTKYLVVFELVAVMLLVAMICGIILAHKDMQKKALAKENAQ; from the coding sequence ATGATAGAAATTTTGGGCTTTTATTTTTTTGCGATAACTTCGATATCTTTGTTTGCGATTAGCGTTTTTTCTAAAAGAACTCTTTATGCGATGAGTGCCTTAGCTGGCGGTATGATTTTTGTCTCTGGATTTTTCTTTATGTTAAATGCTGAGTTTCTAGGCATCGTTCAAATCATCGTTTACACAGGCGCTGTTATGGTGCTATATGCCTTTTCTATGATGTTTTTTGATGCTCAAGTTGAAGTGCCTGAGAAAACAAAATCTTACAAGCTAATTTACTCTTTATCTATTTTTTCAGCGCTTTTGCTTTTCTTGATGATTTTAGCGCCAGTTGTTGGAACAAATTTAAAACCAGAGTATGCCATAGTAGAAGGCGTGGGAAATACAGAGCTTATAGGACTAGTCGTTTTTACAAAATACTTGGTTGTTTTTGAGTTAGTTGCTGTTATGCTCTTAGTGGCTATGATATGTGGTATTATCTTGGCTCATAAAGATATGCAAAAGAAAGCTTTAGCTAAGGAGAATGCTCAATGA
- the nuoK gene encoding NADH-quinone oxidoreductase subunit NuoK, giving the protein MIGLNHYLAVSIIMFVLGLIGVMKRKNFIMLFFSTEILLNAANVAFVAISHYYMDITGQVFAMFIIAIAASEVAVGLGLLILWYKKNGSIELDSLINMRRDR; this is encoded by the coding sequence ATGATAGGGTTAAATCACTACCTTGCGGTTTCTATTATAATGTTTGTTTTAGGCTTGATTGGAGTTATGAAAAGAAAAAACTTTATCATGCTCTTTTTCTCTACCGAAATTTTGCTAAATGCTGCAAATGTCGCTTTTGTAGCGATAAGTCACTATTATATGGATATAACGGGGCAAGTTTTTGCGATGTTTATTATAGCGATTGCGGCTAGTGAGGTTGCTGTTGGACTTGGACTTTTGATACTTTGGTATAAGAAAAATGGCTCAATTGAGCTTGATAGCTTGATAAATATGAGGAGAGATAGATGA
- the nuoL gene encoding NADH-quinone oxidoreductase subunit L: MMFFVLTALFAPLLSALLAGIFAQYKKSVAIGVICSFLIVLSTISSFALLEIAANDGDIVVYLSDFIYVGFLNLDHGLIIDTVSAVMMVTVGIVSSIVHIYSIGYMEHDAGFNRFFSYLGLFVFSMLVLVMSDNFVGLFIGWEGVGLCSWLLIGFWYERDGISWCANEAFIMNRVADLGMLLGIFMIYKYTGSLKYDDVFALVPNLPHFVVAWMGAFLFIGAMGKSAQFPFHTWLADAMAGPTPVSALIHAATMVTAGVYLMIRANEIFSAAPQVSEFIAYLGAFVAVFAASMALVHKDLKKIIAYSTLSQLGYMFVAAGLGAYWIALFHLVTHAFFKSLLFLGAGNVMHAMNDELDIKKMGGLYKFMRPTAILMIIASLALAGFYPFAGFFSKDKILEAAFADGNYLIWAVLLVGAIMTAFYSFRLIMLVFFGKPKYEHHPHEAKIFMLIALAPLGILAIIAGFFEHKFHSAVTKILPNYEMDIEHNVALGLILLTLVCVLLSTIFAIFAYKKEIFKPSIENSKIYKILSNQYFIPQFYDKFLVKGYYKISQQFAKMDEAFIDKSVDAIAYSLVKLGSITNEMNSGNLSFMLRWMVVGFAVMLALAFLI; this comes from the coding sequence ATGATGTTTTTTGTTTTAACGGCTCTTTTTGCACCTCTTTTATCGGCTTTGCTTGCTGGAATTTTCGCTCAGTATAAAAAATCAGTAGCCATAGGCGTGATTTGTAGTTTTTTGATTGTGCTTAGCACCATTAGTTCGTTTGCGCTTCTTGAAATAGCTGCGAATGATGGCGATATAGTTGTGTATTTAAGCGATTTTATCTATGTTGGGTTTTTAAATTTAGACCATGGTCTTATAATCGATACTGTAAGCGCTGTTATGATGGTAACTGTTGGGATAGTTTCAAGCATAGTTCATATTTATTCAATCGGCTATATGGAGCATGATGCTGGGTTTAATAGATTTTTTAGCTATCTTGGGCTTTTTGTCTTTTCAATGCTTGTTTTAGTGATGAGCGATAACTTTGTTGGACTATTTATAGGCTGGGAAGGTGTTGGGCTTTGCTCTTGGCTTTTGATTGGCTTTTGGTATGAAAGAGATGGCATTAGCTGGTGCGCAAACGAAGCATTTATCATGAACAGAGTTGCAGACTTAGGAATGTTGCTTGGAATTTTTATGATATACAAATACACCGGCTCTTTAAAATACGATGATGTTTTTGCCCTTGTGCCAAATTTACCTCACTTTGTAGTTGCATGGATGGGGGCGTTTTTATTTATCGGTGCGATGGGTAAATCAGCTCAGTTTCCGTTTCATACTTGGCTTGCAGATGCTATGGCTGGACCAACGCCGGTTTCTGCGCTTATTCATGCTGCGACTATGGTAACGGCTGGAGTTTATTTGATGATTAGAGCTAATGAAATATTTTCAGCCGCTCCACAAGTTAGTGAATTTATAGCTTACCTTGGTGCTTTTGTTGCAGTTTTTGCTGCTTCTATGGCACTAGTTCATAAAGATTTGAAAAAAATTATCGCTTATTCAACTCTTTCACAACTTGGATATATGTTTGTAGCAGCGGGTCTTGGAGCTTACTGGATAGCGCTTTTTCATCTTGTAACACATGCATTTTTTAAATCGCTTTTGTTTTTAGGAGCCGGAAATGTAATGCATGCGATGAATGATGAGCTTGATATCAAAAAAATGGGTGGTCTTTATAAATTTATGCGTCCAACTGCGATTTTAATGATAATCGCTTCGCTTGCTTTGGCTGGGTTTTATCCGTTTGCTGGATTTTTCTCAAAAGATAAAATTCTTGAAGCGGCATTTGCAGATGGTAACTACTTGATATGGGCGGTTTTATTAGTTGGTGCGATTATGACGGCATTTTATAGCTTTAGACTTATTATGCTTGTCTTTTTTGGTAAGCCAAAATACGAACACCACCCACACGAAGCCAAAATTTTTATGCTTATAGCCTTAGCTCCACTTGGAATCTTAGCCATTATAGCCGGTTTTTTTGAGCATAAATTTCACAGTGCGGTTACTAAAATTTTGCCAAATTATGAGATGGATATAGAGCATAATGTAGCGTTAGGGCTTATTTTGCTAACTTTGGTTTGTGTTTTGCTAAGCACTATTTTTGCGATTTTTGCTTATAAAAAAGAGATTTTTAAACCAAGTATTGAAAACAGTAAAATTTATAAAATTTTATCAAATCAGTATTTTATACCGCAATTTTATGATAAATTTTTAGTAAAAGGATATTATAAAATCAGCCAGCAATTTGCTAAAATGGATGAAGCTTTTATAGATAAGTCAGTCGATGCGATAGCCTATAGCCTTGTTAAACTAGGCAGTATAACAAATGAGATGAATAGTGGAAATTTATCTTTTATGTTAAGATGGATGGTCGTTGGGTTTGCTGTGATGTTAGCTTTGGCTTTTTTGATTTAA